In Glaciimonas sp. PCH181, a single genomic region encodes these proteins:
- a CDS encoding cytochrome D1 domain-containing protein: protein MTAFARRSIVAACGLLTVLIALPVFAATPNVAQTPAPVAAAPNVVVVLNSRDATITLLDQNTYKELSSFPVGKEPHHLMPTPDNKSLIVAAATGNELYFLDPKTGKIQSQVKDIADPYQIGFSPNQKWFISNGLRLDRIDIYGYDGKNLKLAKRLPLPKMPSHMTFSADSSLAFITLQGTDEIAAVDLATQTVKWTMPIGKQPAGIYMTPDNKYLLVGVMGSDYVAVVDWRTQKIVKKIKTGDGAHNFRPLGDKRHVFVSNRVAGTINILDLNTLENIGVINVPGGPDCMEVTADGKTMWVTQRWVKQVSVVDIASRKVIKTIPVGRSPHGIYFTNRASEL from the coding sequence ATGACCGCTTTTGCTCGTCGTTCCATCGTTGCCGCTTGCGGTTTATTGACTGTCCTGATTGCATTGCCTGTATTTGCGGCCACGCCAAATGTGGCGCAGACGCCTGCGCCGGTTGCCGCGGCACCGAATGTTGTCGTGGTTCTCAATTCGCGCGATGCCACCATCACATTGCTGGATCAGAATACTTATAAGGAACTCAGCTCGTTCCCGGTCGGGAAAGAGCCGCATCATCTAATGCCAACGCCGGATAACAAGTCGCTGATCGTCGCAGCTGCAACCGGCAATGAATTATATTTTCTGGATCCGAAGACCGGCAAAATCCAGAGTCAGGTCAAAGATATTGCCGATCCGTATCAAATTGGCTTCTCGCCTAATCAAAAATGGTTTATTTCGAATGGCCTGCGTCTGGATCGGATTGATATTTACGGTTATGACGGCAAAAATCTGAAGCTTGCGAAGCGCTTGCCATTGCCAAAAATGCCTAGCCATATGACTTTTAGTGCGGATAGTTCGCTGGCATTCATTACCTTGCAAGGCACCGATGAAATCGCAGCCGTCGATTTGGCGACGCAAACTGTCAAATGGACCATGCCGATTGGCAAGCAACCGGCAGGCATTTATATGACGCCGGATAACAAGTATTTACTGGTCGGGGTCATGGGCAGTGATTATGTTGCCGTGGTTGATTGGCGCACGCAAAAAATCGTCAAGAAAATCAAAACCGGCGATGGCGCGCATAATTTCCGTCCGTTAGGTGATAAACGCCACGTTTTTGTTTCTAATCGGGTGGCCGGAACGATCAATATTCTTGACTTAAACACGCTTGAGAATATCGGTGTGATCAATGTGCCGGGCGGCCCTGACTGCATGGAAGTCACCGCAGATGGCAAAACCATGTGGGTGACGCAGCGTTGGGTAAAACAGGTATCGGTAGTAGATATTGCTAGCCGCAAAGTGATTAAAACGATACCGGTCGGGCGATCACCGCACGGCATTTATTTTACGAACCGGGCTTCTGAATTGTGA
- a CDS encoding FKBP-type peptidyl-prolyl cis-trans isomerase — translation MSITTVSGLQYEDTTVGTGAEAKAGDNVSVHYTGWLQKPDGSAGTKFDSSKDRGDPFEFPLGAGHVIKGWDEGVQGMKIGGVRKLVIPAAIGYGARGAGGVIPPNATLIFEVELLGV, via the coding sequence ATGTCGATCACTACCGTTTCGGGCCTGCAATATGAAGATACCACTGTCGGCACAGGCGCAGAAGCCAAAGCCGGTGACAATGTTAGCGTTCATTACACAGGCTGGCTGCAAAAACCTGACGGCAGCGCAGGTACGAAATTTGACTCCAGCAAAGACCGCGGCGATCCATTTGAGTTCCCACTGGGCGCAGGTCATGTCATTAAAGGTTGGGACGAAGGCGTGCAAGGCATGAAAATCGGCGGCGTTCGCAAGCTGGTCATTCCAGCGGCAATCGGCTACGGCGCACGCGGTGCAGGCGGTGTAATTCCACCAAATGCAACATTGATTTTTGAAGTTGAACTGCTAGGCGTTTAA
- a CDS encoding acyl-CoA-binding protein: MTLQTEFDQALADSKNLTERPDNMTLLKMYAVYKQGSLGDATGERPGMTDFVARAKWDAWNALKGTSQDVAKQQYIDFINDLKD, translated from the coding sequence ATGACCCTGCAAACTGAATTCGACCAAGCGTTGGCCGACTCCAAAAATCTTACCGAACGCCCTGACAATATGACGCTGCTGAAAATGTACGCGGTCTACAAACAAGGTAGTTTGGGTGACGCCACCGGTGAGCGTCCGGGAATGACCGATTTTGTTGCTCGCGCCAAATGGGATGCCTGGAATGCACTGAAAGGCACTTCTCAAGATGTTGCGAAACAGCAATATATTGATTTCATCAACGACCTGAAGGACTAA
- a CDS encoding D-glycerate dehydrogenase has translation MNTSNSVNKPKILVARAIFPEVISLLEQHFDVESNQADHIFSAAELLQKLQDKDGVIATSSEAIPAALLQACPRLKAVCNQAVGYNNIDVAAATKAGIMVTNTPDVLNETTADFGWALLMATARRITESEHWLRAGHWKQWRFDSFLGADVHGATLGVIGMGRIGQAIARRSIGFDMQVIYHNRSRLAPDLEARANNARFVSKEELLRQADHVVLVLPYSKESHHTIAAQELAMMKPSATLVNLARGGIVDDVALIAALRDRKIAAAGLDVFENEPALHPDFLALSNVVLTPHIASASEPTRRAMAACAANNLLAALLPGKDGELPPNLLNPEVKG, from the coding sequence GTGAACACATCGAATAGCGTAAATAAGCCCAAAATTTTAGTAGCCCGGGCCATTTTCCCAGAAGTGATTAGCTTGCTGGAGCAACATTTTGACGTTGAGTCGAATCAGGCTGACCATATTTTCAGCGCCGCTGAATTGCTTCAGAAGTTGCAGGATAAAGATGGCGTCATTGCCACTTCCAGCGAGGCTATTCCAGCGGCTTTGCTGCAAGCTTGCCCGCGCCTGAAAGCAGTATGCAATCAGGCGGTCGGCTACAACAATATTGACGTTGCAGCGGCTACTAAAGCAGGCATTATGGTCACTAATACACCAGATGTTCTGAATGAAACCACCGCCGATTTCGGTTGGGCTTTGTTAATGGCGACAGCGCGTCGGATTACCGAGTCGGAACACTGGTTACGTGCTGGTCATTGGAAGCAATGGCGTTTCGATAGTTTCCTCGGTGCCGATGTACATGGTGCGACGCTCGGTGTGATTGGTATGGGACGGATTGGGCAAGCGATAGCGCGCCGCTCCATCGGCTTTGATATGCAGGTTATTTATCATAACCGTTCGCGTCTGGCACCAGACCTGGAAGCGCGTGCGAATAATGCGCGCTTTGTCAGCAAAGAAGAATTATTACGTCAGGCCGATCATGTGGTGTTGGTCTTGCCATACTCCAAAGAATCGCACCACACCATCGCCGCGCAGGAGTTGGCAATGATGAAGCCGAGCGCCACTCTAGTGAATCTGGCGCGGGGCGGGATTGTGGACGATGTGGCGCTGATTGCCGCTTTACGCGATCGTAAAATCGCGGCTGCCGGGCTGGATGTTTTTGAGAATGAGCCTGCTTTACATCCTGATTTTCTGGCGTTGTCTAACGTGGTGCTGACGCCCCATATCGCCAGCGCGTCGGAACCTACGCGTCGCGCAATGGCCGCCTGTGCTGCGAATAATTTATTGGCAGCGTTATTGCCGGGAAAAGACGGTGAATTGCCCCCAAATCTGCTCAATCCAGAGGTTAAGGGCTAA
- a CDS encoding sodium:proton antiporter, translating to MQLLKKILLTLALFLPIAAYAADLDGAQLSVWWGIPFMGLLVSIAVGPLLIPGFWHHHFGKIALGWSIAFLIPCAIWFGVPTAAAGVVHAFMAEYFPFIILLTALFVVAGGICLRGNLHGTPALNTGLLALGTVLASLMGTTGASMLLIRPLIRANDNRKHAVHIIVFFIFLVANAGGALTPLGDPPLFLGFLKGVDFSWTFKNIFFETIFMWIALLVIFYFLDRYYYHRREEHLPVAQDPTPDNIKLSLEGKFNFILLGIVIALVLMSGLWKSGITYNIYGTPVELQNLLRDGLLLVVIVVSLWLTPKVAREGNNFTWEPMLEVGKLFAAIFITIAPVIAMLKVGVHGPFGAIVEAVTGADGQPNNMMYFWVTGILSSFLDNAPTYLVFFNTASGDAVELMGKLGATLAAISCGAVFMGANSYIGNAPNLMVKAIAEERGIRMPSFFGYMAWACVVLLPLFAIMSFIFFRA from the coding sequence ATGCAATTGCTTAAAAAGATCCTCCTCACGCTTGCCCTTTTTCTCCCCATTGCCGCGTATGCCGCAGATCTTGACGGCGCTCAATTGTCCGTATGGTGGGGAATTCCATTCATGGGTTTGCTGGTGTCAATAGCAGTAGGACCTTTGTTGATACCCGGATTTTGGCATCATCATTTCGGTAAAATCGCGCTAGGCTGGTCCATCGCGTTTTTGATTCCATGCGCGATCTGGTTTGGTGTGCCGACGGCCGCTGCGGGGGTAGTGCACGCTTTTATGGCCGAATATTTCCCTTTTATTATTTTGCTCACGGCCTTATTCGTAGTCGCTGGCGGCATCTGTTTACGCGGCAATTTGCATGGCACGCCCGCGCTCAATACCGGCTTATTGGCACTGGGCACGGTGCTGGCGAGTTTAATGGGCACCACTGGCGCTTCCATGCTGCTGATTCGGCCGTTGATTCGCGCCAACGATAATCGCAAACACGCGGTGCACATTATTGTATTTTTTATTTTTCTAGTTGCGAACGCGGGCGGTGCATTAACGCCATTAGGTGATCCACCGTTGTTTCTGGGATTTCTGAAGGGCGTCGATTTTTCGTGGACATTTAAAAATATCTTCTTCGAGACGATATTTATGTGGATCGCATTACTGGTGATTTTTTATTTTCTGGATCGGTATTACTACCATCGTCGCGAAGAGCATTTGCCAGTGGCGCAAGATCCTACGCCCGACAACATCAAGCTAAGCCTCGAAGGGAAATTTAATTTCATCCTACTTGGCATCGTTATTGCGCTGGTGTTAATGAGCGGTCTATGGAAATCCGGGATTACTTATAATATTTACGGTACGCCGGTCGAATTACAAAACCTGCTGCGCGATGGTCTGCTGCTGGTTGTTATCGTAGTTTCATTGTGGCTGACGCCGAAAGTCGCTCGGGAAGGTAATAATTTTACCTGGGAGCCGATGCTAGAGGTCGGCAAATTGTTTGCCGCTATTTTCATCACAATTGCTCCTGTCATCGCCATGCTCAAGGTTGGTGTGCATGGCCCATTCGGGGCAATCGTTGAAGCGGTGACGGGTGCCGATGGGCAGCCGAATAATATGATGTACTTTTGGGTGACCGGGATATTGTCATCGTTCCTCGATAATGCGCCAACTTATCTGGTGTTCTTCAATACCGCTTCTGGCGATGCGGTGGAATTGATGGGCAAACTTGGCGCAACGCTGGCGGCGATTTCTTGCGGCGCAGTGTTTATGGGGGCTAACAGTTATATCGGCAATGCACCTAATCTGATGGTCAAGGCGATTGCTGAAGAACGTGGCATTCGTATGCCGTCTTTCTTTGGTTATATGGCGTGGGCATGTGTGGTATTGCTGCCATTATTCGCTATCATGAGCTTTATTTTCTTCCGCGCATAA
- a CDS encoding FGGY-family carbohydrate kinase: MDYVIGVDIGTQSTKALLVNTSGTIVAQHARSYLVDTPKPLWAEQWPSVWFDAVIECIQQVVQKSGLASEQIKAVCVSSLYGGAGIPVDVQMKPLHPCLIWMDRRANDEVNWVKQTVELERLFDITGNSVDSYYGFTKMLWIKRNRPDVWQRTHLFLPPNAYVNYLLCGEVAVDHSSAGNIGGVYDVRQRSWSEEMLEKLEIPVDMMPARLVASNDVVGGLLPQQATLLGLLAGTPIVAGGVDAAVATFAAGVTHAGNHVAMIGTSMCWGYINQQVDARHGLISMPHVHNSQKDLYIFGGAITAGASVSWFLEGFCQAEIAAAKQVEHGDAYQILEEKSEKIPTGSDGVMFLPYLMGERSPIWDAKASGAFVGLSLFHTRAHLYRAVLEGVSFALKHNIEAGAKGAQSLDNKLIVVGGAAHSDLWMQIIADVTGYPVYTIEENVEAALGAALLAAVGIGLVDDKTAEKGWVTLVARTVPDPAASAVYSHLFALYRDLYPALKPIMHRLQSGYAATT, encoded by the coding sequence ATGGATTACGTTATTGGTGTCGACATCGGCACGCAAAGTACTAAGGCATTGCTGGTGAATACTAGTGGCACAATCGTGGCCCAGCATGCCAGAAGTTATCTGGTCGATACGCCGAAGCCGCTTTGGGCCGAACAATGGCCATCGGTTTGGTTCGACGCGGTCATCGAATGCATCCAGCAAGTGGTGCAAAAAAGTGGCCTGGCATCCGAGCAGATTAAGGCCGTGTGTGTCAGCAGCCTCTACGGCGGCGCGGGGATTCCTGTCGATGTGCAGATGAAGCCGCTGCATCCTTGCTTGATCTGGATGGATCGCCGGGCGAATGACGAAGTGAACTGGGTCAAGCAAACGGTGGAGTTGGAACGCTTGTTTGATATCACAGGCAATTCGGTCGATAGCTATTACGGCTTCACTAAAATGCTGTGGATCAAGCGCAATCGGCCCGATGTTTGGCAGCGGACCCACTTATTTCTGCCGCCGAATGCGTATGTAAATTACTTGCTATGCGGCGAAGTGGCGGTTGACCACAGTTCAGCGGGCAACATTGGCGGCGTATATGACGTGCGCCAACGTAGCTGGTCCGAAGAAATGCTGGAAAAGCTTGAAATACCCGTGGATATGATGCCCGCGCGTCTGGTCGCATCAAATGACGTGGTAGGAGGACTTCTTCCACAGCAAGCAACGCTTCTGGGACTTCTCGCCGGAACGCCAATTGTGGCTGGCGGGGTGGACGCTGCTGTGGCGACCTTTGCCGCTGGTGTGACGCATGCAGGCAATCATGTTGCCATGATCGGTACTAGCATGTGCTGGGGCTATATTAATCAACAAGTCGATGCGCGCCACGGTTTGATTAGCATGCCGCATGTGCATAATAGCCAAAAAGATCTCTACATCTTTGGCGGTGCTATAACTGCCGGTGCTTCGGTAAGTTGGTTTCTTGAGGGGTTTTGTCAAGCCGAAATCGCGGCGGCGAAGCAGGTCGAACACGGCGATGCATATCAAATCTTAGAAGAAAAAAGCGAAAAAATTCCAACTGGATCGGACGGGGTGATGTTTCTTCCCTACTTGATGGGGGAACGCAGTCCCATCTGGGATGCCAAGGCCAGCGGCGCTTTCGTCGGCCTGAGCCTATTCCACACGCGAGCGCACCTCTATCGGGCGGTATTGGAGGGTGTCAGTTTTGCCCTTAAACATAATATTGAGGCGGGTGCAAAAGGCGCACAGTCACTCGATAATAAGCTGATCGTCGTCGGCGGCGCAGCGCATTCTGACTTATGGATGCAAATCATTGCCGATGTGACCGGCTATCCCGTCTATACCATTGAAGAAAACGTCGAAGCGGCGTTGGGTGCTGCGCTGCTTGCCGCCGTCGGGATTGGATTGGTTGATGACAAAACAGCTGAAAAAGGCTGGGTAACGTTGGTAGCCCGGACTGTGCCAGACCCCGCTGCGAGTGCCGTCTATAGCCACCTATTTGCGCTTTATCGTGATCTTTATCCAGCACTGAAACCGATCATGCATCGGCTTCAGAGCGGATATGCTGCTACTACTTAA